In the Pectinatus sottacetonis genome, TCACCTAAGTGAACAAATTTCATTATAAAATCCTCCTTATATAAAAACAAAAGGCTACCGCACGATAAACATTAACTCTCATAATGATGCAGACTACCATCACCGTAAGGTATTATTCCTCTAAATACAAACAAAGGTAATGATGATATATTGCATATTTATGAATGAAAATGTTTTTCTGCGACAACCTCTTCAGTATATATGTACAAAAACTCGACTAATATACTCTACTAACTACTATTTAATATCCTGGGCAAATTATTTCAATGGTCTTCTATAAAAAAATGGGCGGTGATTTTCATATCCCATATCACGATAGTTCAGAACAGCTTCTGTTCCTCCTACAAATAAAATTCCTCCAGGCTTTAATGCTTTAAAAAATTCCTTGTAAAGTTTATCCTTTGCTTCCTCAGTAAAATAAATCACTACATTTCTGCATAAAATAAGATCAAAATTATTCTCAAAAGAATCTTTTAACAGATTGTGCCGGCGAAACTCTATTTTGCTTTTTATCGTCGGGCTAACAGCAAACTTACCATCTGCTGTTTTAGTAAAATATTTTTGTTTACGTCCTAAAGAAATTGCTTTAAGCTCATTATCCGAATAAATACCCGTTTTTGCTTTATTCAAAATATCAACATCAAGATCTGATGCCAGTATGCGGTGCTTAACTCCTGGTGTTTTCTCATCCAATATCATGGCAATAGAATACGGTTCAGCTCCTATTGAACATCCAGCACTCCATATGTTCAGCCGAGGGCTTCTTTGTAACAGCTCTGGAATTATTACTGTTTCCAGTTCAGAAAATTTTTCCGGTGTACGAAAAAATTCTGATACATTAATTGTTAAATATTCTATGAATGACGCAAATTCATCTTTATCTTTTGCCACAAAATCTAAATACTCTGTAAAACTTTTATATCCCTTGCGCATAACAAGATTATTTATACGCCTTTTCATTTGTGCTTCTTTATATAAGTCAAGGTCTATACCAGTCTTCCTATTAAGTTTTTGCTTAAAGGTACTCCAATCATGCTCATTCACTTCAATTATTTCTCCCTTTTTACCATTCCTGAGAATATACATAGGTACTCCCCACGTTTCATCAATCCCCAGACTATAGTATTTTTTTCTTTCATTCATAAAAACCGTCCCTGGAATAAACAGATTAAAATATAAATCTGCTTACTTACTATAATTCTCCTATAAAATCAAGATCCTGACAATATAAATAATATTCAGCCAGCAGGGAGCTTCCCTATGGCAATTTTAATGATTTCTTGAATAAACTAAATATATAATAAAACTGTTATCATTTTATCATATATTTTCTAGAAAAGATATAACCTGTCATTATCTTAACTAAACGAACATCAGAATACTCAGAAAAACTTTTACACAAAATATCAGTTATT is a window encoding:
- a CDS encoding CheR family methyltransferase — translated: MYILRNGKKGEIIEVNEHDWSTFKQKLNRKTGIDLDLYKEAQMKRRINNLVMRKGYKSFTEYLDFVAKDKDEFASFIEYLTINVSEFFRTPEKFSELETVIIPELLQRSPRLNIWSAGCSIGAEPYSIAMILDEKTPGVKHRILASDLDVDILNKAKTGIYSDNELKAISLGRKQKYFTKTADGKFAVSPTIKSKIEFRRHNLLKDSFENNFDLILCRNVVIYFTEEAKDKLYKEFFKALKPGGILFVGGTEAVLNYRDMGYENHRPFFYRRPLK